From the Syntrophus gentianae genome, the window GCCTTTTATGTTCAGCGTCCCCTGGATGCGGGACGCCCCCAGAGGCTGACCGTCGATGTAAGTGTTGAAGGTGGTGTTTTCCACCGAACAGCCGAAGGGGTTGGGATTGTGGAAAAGGGTCCGGACCCGAAGCGTGACATTTTCCTTGTTGATGTCTAAGAGTTCGACCTCAGAGATCTTTATAAACTCCGGCTTGCGAATCATCTGCTGATGAGAACAGGCAAATAGACCCCAGAAGATGAGCCACAAAACAAGAAGCAGTCGCGCGTTTTTCATGTTATTCTAATTTTGTACTCCTTTGCCTATGGCTCATTACCTGATCTTCCCCTGGGTGTCAAGACTGGCCGCAACCATCGATATTATGGATTCGGGTAATAACTCGATATTGATTAAACTGTAGCAAACTGGTAACTAATCGTTCTATCTCGCATCTCACCTGAACTTTCTGATCAGGAGCGGATAGATGCGGAAGCCAGCCCCGGAAAGGAATAAGAAATGAATAACGACACATTTCGGAAAGAGTTGCACCGATTTGCAGATTGGATCGCTGATTACTACGAAAAAGTGGACGGCTATCCCGTAAAATCGCAGGTTCAGCCGCGGGAAATATTTTCACAATTGAGCAGAATGGACTGCTTCGAGGAGGTGGAAACGGAGACTCTCCTTGCAGACTTCGAACGCATTCTTCTTCCCGGAATCACGCATTGGCAAAGCCCGAACTTTTATGCCTATTTCCCTGCAAACACAAGCCCTCCGTCGATCCTCGCAGAGATGCTCACCGCCGCGCTTGCCCAGCAATGCATGATTTGGGAAACGTCCCCCGCAGCGACTGAGCTTGAGGAATATGTCATGTCACAACTCCGTGACCTGATCGGACTGCCGGAAACATTTACCGGGGTGATTCAGGACAGCGCTTCAACGTCGACTTTGACGGCGATGCTCATGGCGCGCGAACGGGCAACAAACTACAGCATTAACGATAGGGGCTTTTCCGGCGAACGGTTTCGGCTCTACTGTTCCGAAGAGGCGCATTCGTCCATCGAAAAGGGCGTGAAGATCGCGGGATTCGGCAAAGAAAACCTGGTGAAGATCCCTGTGGACGGGAATTTTGCCATGATTCCCCGTGAACTGGAGGCCAGGATTCAGCAGGACCTGCAGGCCGGCTTTCTGCCTCTGGCCGTGGTATCGGCCATGGGGACGACAGGCTCGACGGCATTCGACCCCATTCGAGAGATTGCCGGTATTGCTTCCAGATACAGGCTATTCCATCATGTGGATGGCGCAATGGCAGGCACGGCGTTGATCCTTCCCGAAATGCGTCATCTGGCCGATGGCCTGGAGCTTGCCGACTCCTTTGTTTTCAATCCCCATAAGTGGATGTTCACCAATTTCGATTGTTCCGCCTTCTACGTCAAAGATCCTGAGGCACTCATCCGTACCTTTTCGATTACTCCCGAATATCTTAAAACAAAGCGGGATGAGGAGGTGAATAACTACCGCGATTGGGGCATCCCCCTGGGCAGGAGATTCCGGGCCTTGAAGCTGTGGTTTGTCCTTCGCAACTACGGAAAAGCCGGATTGCAGACTAAAATCCGGGAGCATCTGCGGCTGGCGCGGCTTTTTGCCGAAAAACTTGGCAGTCGGAAAGATTTCCGGTTGCTTGCTCCCGTTGCGCTCAATACGGTTTGCTTCCACTACGAGCCGTCCAACTATGCAGGTGATCTCAATGAATTGAACGCCGGACTGCTCGACCGTCTGAACAGTTCGGGAAAACTCTATCTGACCCACACGAAACTCCGGGATCAGTTTGCTCTGCGGCTGGTTGTGGCGCAGACCGATACAACGGAGAGGCATATCCGGGAAGCTTTTGATTTTATCGTGAAGACGGCTGAAGAAATTGGCCTGGAATAGTATTAGGAGTATTTCGGAGGTTCTTCCCCCATGAGCTTTACAGCGAAAAATAAAGCTGTTCTGATAAGATCAGGTAAGATTCTCTTGTTCTGTGCTGCCATACTGGCGACTACGAAACTCACCCTTCAATTCGATGCTCTAACCAGTCAGCCAACAGCAGCATTCGGTTTTATCATCATCGTGCTGCTTTCTGCATACTTCGGAGATCTGATCGTAGCCATCAGCACATCGCTGGTGGCTACGCTTTGTTTTGACTATTTCTACCTTGCTCCTGTTGGAACATTCAATGTCTATGCATTCCCCGACTGGATTTCGCTGGTGGCTTTCCTCCTGGCGACTGTGATCATCAGCCGGCTTACTGCATCCGCAGCTGAAAGCAAGACAAACGCAACTGAACTTAATGAAACGGTGTTGCAACTGGAACAATTTGGGGAATGGCTCTCATCCATACCGGATGACCAGCTTGCACTGCCACTGATTGCCAAAGGCGTCATGGATATCTTTTCATTAGATTTCTGTTCAATCTATGTCCATGGTGAAGGGAAATGGAAACATTCCATTGGGATTGCAGCGTCTCCGGTCTTTGAGGAAATTGAGAGAAAGTTGAGCCTCTTCGATGATCACCCCAAAAGCCTCATTGAACTGGCAACCGAGAACATACCGGGCGTTCGATATATGCCCCTTGCCAAGGGGAAGATACCACCCGTCGTATTGGTCGTTAAGGGCCATGCTCTCCCTACGAATGCCATAGGAGCCGTCGCAAGGATGATCAGTCTCCGCCTGGGCCTGGCAATTTAGCGACCGAAGAACAATGAGAGACTGTATATCCCACCGCCATATCAAACGGCGACTTTTGTCTGCAGGAGAGTTTCAGCTTTAGGCATGCAAGGCACTTTGTGGATGATATCCTCGGCGATCTTTTTCAGCCTCATGTCGGTATTGGTGCGTATCGCCGCTGAAAAATATGGGATCAGTGCCTGGAAGACATCGGAAATTCGTTTTGTTATGGGCATCGTGATCATCCTGGTCCTATCGATCTGGA encodes:
- a CDS encoding pyridoxal phosphate-dependent decarboxylase family protein produces the protein MNNDTFRKELHRFADWIADYYEKVDGYPVKSQVQPREIFSQLSRMDCFEEVETETLLADFERILLPGITHWQSPNFYAYFPANTSPPSILAEMLTAALAQQCMIWETSPAATELEEYVMSQLRDLIGLPETFTGVIQDSASTSTLTAMLMARERATNYSINDRGFSGERFRLYCSEEAHSSIEKGVKIAGFGKENLVKIPVDGNFAMIPRELEARIQQDLQAGFLPLAVVSAMGTTGSTAFDPIREIAGIASRYRLFHHVDGAMAGTALILPEMRHLADGLELADSFVFNPHKWMFTNFDCSAFYVKDPEALIRTFSITPEYLKTKRDEEVNNYRDWGIPLGRRFRALKLWFVLRNYGKAGLQTKIREHLRLARLFAEKLGSRKDFRLLAPVALNTVCFHYEPSNYAGDLNELNAGLLDRLNSSGKLYLTHTKLRDQFALRLVVAQTDTTERHIREAFDFIVKTAEEIGLE
- a CDS encoding DUF4118 domain-containing protein, with the protein product MSFTAKNKAVLIRSGKILLFCAAILATTKLTLQFDALTSQPTAAFGFIIIVLLSAYFGDLIVAISTSLVATLCFDYFYLAPVGTFNVYAFPDWISLVAFLLATVIISRLTASAAESKTNATELNETVLQLEQFGEWLSSIPDDQLALPLIAKGVMDIFSLDFCSIYVHGEGKWKHSIGIAASPVFEEIERKLSLFDDHPKSLIELATENIPGVRYMPLAKGKIPPVVLVVKGHALPTNAIGAVARMISLRLGLAI